CAACTCAAAGAAGAAGGCTACACCTTGCCCACCATCAAGCAGGCGCTTGAAAGTATTCAAAAGGGCAGGGCAGACGGTGGCCAATCTGGAGAAAGCGCCTCAAACGAAAGTATCGCAAAGGGTTTAAAACCCGTCTCAAAGCCGGACAATATAGACGTGGCTTTGCTAAATGAGCTTAAAGAGGCCCTTAAAGACGTAGCCTTGGAAAAAGAGAAACGCCTTGCAGAAAAAGACGAAATTATCAGGATTCAAAAGGAATTGAACGAGGCAAGCAAAATCCTGTTGGCCTTGCCCGAGGGGAAAAGCCCGGAGGATATAAAAAAGGATCTGGCCGCGAAAGACCAGGCCATAAAAAAGGCATGGGGTAGGGCAGAGGAGGCCCTAAAAATCGCCCAGGAAATGAGCCAGGCCACGGGAATTTTTAATCGAGGAAAAAGAAAACGCCTCAAAAGGCGTCTTGACGAGCTGGCAGGGTAGGGGACGACCCTATTTTTGGCGCTTTTTCATCTCTGTTTCTATCCAATCCTCTTCCGAGGGAATATTAAACATTTCAGCTAAACGGCTTCTCACATTCGCCCCTAATAATATATTGGCAAATCGTTCATTGGGGCGCTTTTCTTTTATTTTGGCCAACTCCTCAGCTTCTATCTCTTTAATTTTGGCCTCTGGAAGGCTCTCACGGCCCTTTTCGACCTGTTCACGATAAAATCCTTGATAATCAACTTCTAATGTCTCTCTGAGGCGTTTTTGAGCTTCTGCTTGCCTTCTGGCC
The sequence above is drawn from the Desulfatibacillum aliphaticivorans DSM 15576 genome and encodes:
- a CDS encoding MerR family transcriptional regulator, with product MFTIEEVQERTGLDISVLRKYIQKLKPYLNPYIRRGESNRLLFDPSSIIIWDKIKQLKEEGYTLPTIKQALESIQKGRADGGQSGESASNESIAKGLKPVSKPDNIDVALLNELKEALKDVALEKEKRLAEKDEIIRIQKELNEASKILLALPEGKSPEDIKKDLAAKDQAIKKAWGRAEEALKIAQEMSQATGIFNRGKRKRLKRRLDELAG